The proteins below come from a single Pedobacter aquae genomic window:
- a CDS encoding isoprenyl transferase gives MSFREQINVSKLPEHVAIIMDGNGRWAKEQGKLRVFGHKNGVLAVRDTVEGAAELGVKNLTLYAFSTENWNRPKLEVTALMELLVSTISKETRTLMDNNVRLNAIGNLDALPSRCYKELKEAMAKTAGNTRLTLTLALSYSSRWEITEASKKIAADVVAGKLKEEDITEALFSSYLTMHNLPDPELMIRTSGEHRISNYLLWQLAYAELYFTHKLWPDFRREDLFEAIFDYQQRERRFGLTSEQIS, from the coding sequence ATGAGTTTCAGGGAGCAAATTAACGTTTCAAAATTACCAGAACATGTAGCCATTATTATGGATGGCAATGGAAGATGGGCAAAAGAGCAAGGGAAATTACGAGTATTTGGCCATAAGAATGGTGTTTTAGCCGTTAGAGATACTGTAGAAGGAGCAGCAGAATTAGGTGTAAAAAACCTTACCTTATATGCTTTTTCTACCGAGAACTGGAACAGACCAAAATTGGAAGTTACGGCTTTAATGGAGCTTTTAGTAAGTACCATCAGTAAAGAAACAAGAACCTTAATGGACAATAATGTAAGATTAAATGCTATTGGGAATTTAGACGCTTTACCATCAAGATGTTATAAAGAGTTAAAAGAAGCCATGGCAAAAACAGCAGGCAATACACGCTTAACCTTAACTTTAGCGTTATCTTATAGTTCTAGATGGGAAATTACAGAAGCATCAAAGAAAATTGCTGCTGATGTAGTAGCTGGCAAGCTAAAAGAAGAGGATATTACAGAAGCTTTGTTTTCGTCTTATCTTACTATGCATAATCTGCCAGATCCAGAATTAATGATTAGAACTAGCGGTGAACATAGAATTAGTAATTATTTGCTTTGGCAATTGGCTTACGCCGAATTATATTTTACCCATAAACTTTGGCCAGATTTTAGGCGAGAAGACCTATTTGAAGCCATTTTTGATTATCAACAAAGAGAAAGAAGGTTCGGTTTAACAAGCGAACAAATTAGCTAA
- the bamA gene encoding outer membrane protein assembly factor BamA, translating into MKKLFLAIIFINLCFSGFAQLRPSSRNNTPKASDDEIGYLNPKEYTIAGIKINGVNYLDTAVLLTISKLAVGDRIMVPGEATSAAVKNLWDQRLFEDIELSIAKIQGDSVYFDLNLVEVPRVSSIKLSGLTKSETTEIQEKLNNQKSKVVNENLNKTINAIIKKHFFEKGYLNTEIDITYKADTSDANSKIVNVKVDKNNKVKVNAINIEGNKEFNDAKLKKFMKKTHEQAWYKVFGSGKFIQEKYEEDKDKLVAKMREKGYREAEIVSDSIYPHDKNAINIDMKIHEGPKYYFGNVTFVGNAKYPTSILKQVLKIEKGEVFSEEKLEKTLRSSPNSDDVSSLYLNDGYLTFNVDPVQTKIYNDTIDLEIRIFEGPQYTINKIILKGNELTNDQVVLREIRTKPGQKFSKDALIRSQRQITQLGNFDEQKVDIKPIPNPADGTVDIQYTVVEKPSDQIELSGGFGGGRVVGTLGLTFNNFSAKNLFNLKAYKPLPKGDGQKLSIRGQTNGKFFQSYSFSFSEPWFGGKKPIYFGISAFTSLQSNGLANSNPVQQKIRLNGVTFSLGKQLKWPDDFFRVDYSANLQQFRLKNYAGYLFENGDSYDLSLSQVFSRNSIDAPIFPTSGSNIKFTVQATLPYSAFNGKNYGNLPTAERYKFTEYHKWKFESQFFQRVYGKMILKAQAQFGFLGFYSKEVGQAPFGRFRLGGDGLQAFDFLQGSEVIGLRGYANNAVVPEGAPTTAGSPIFNKYVLELRHPITLSESAQVFALTFMEGGNTWNRFADFNPFNVKRSVGVGARIFLPIFGLLGIDYGYAFDRIPGQQDGGRQPFTFSIAQQLGGFN; encoded by the coding sequence ATGAAGAAATTATTTTTAGCCATTATATTCATCAATCTTTGTTTTTCTGGATTTGCACAACTACGTCCGTCCTCAAGAAATAACACTCCAAAAGCCTCAGATGATGAAATAGGATACCTTAATCCAAAAGAATACACTATTGCAGGTATTAAAATCAACGGAGTAAATTATTTGGATACCGCCGTTTTATTAACCATTTCTAAATTGGCTGTTGGTGATAGGATTATGGTGCCAGGTGAAGCTACTTCTGCTGCAGTTAAAAACTTATGGGATCAACGTTTGTTTGAAGATATTGAACTTTCTATAGCTAAAATTCAAGGCGACTCTGTTTATTTTGATCTTAATTTGGTTGAAGTACCTCGTGTATCATCCATAAAATTATCTGGTTTAACAAAATCAGAAACTACAGAAATCCAAGAAAAACTTAATAATCAGAAAAGTAAAGTTGTTAATGAGAATTTAAATAAAACCATTAATGCTATTATTAAAAAGCACTTTTTTGAGAAAGGTTACCTCAATACAGAAATAGATATTACTTACAAAGCCGATACTTCTGATGCTAACAGTAAAATTGTTAATGTTAAAGTTGATAAAAACAATAAGGTAAAAGTAAACGCCATCAATATTGAAGGTAATAAAGAGTTTAATGATGCTAAGCTTAAGAAATTCATGAAGAAAACTCATGAACAAGCATGGTATAAAGTTTTTGGCTCAGGTAAATTTATCCAAGAAAAATACGAAGAAGATAAAGATAAACTGGTAGCTAAAATGCGTGAAAAAGGCTACCGAGAAGCAGAAATTGTTTCAGATTCTATTTATCCTCATGATAAAAATGCTATCAATATAGATATGAAGATTCATGAAGGGCCTAAATACTATTTTGGAAATGTAACTTTTGTGGGAAATGCTAAATATCCAACATCTATATTAAAGCAAGTATTAAAGATAGAAAAGGGAGAAGTTTTTAGTGAAGAGAAATTAGAAAAAACGCTACGTTCTAGTCCTAACAGTGATGATGTTTCTTCTCTTTACTTAAATGATGGTTATTTAACTTTCAATGTAGACCCTGTACAAACAAAAATCTATAATGATACGATTGACCTTGAAATCAGAATATTTGAAGGTCCGCAGTATACCATCAATAAAATTATTTTAAAAGGTAATGAGCTTACAAATGATCAAGTAGTTTTAAGGGAGATTAGAACTAAACCTGGTCAGAAATTTTCTAAAGACGCATTAATTCGTTCGCAAAGACAAATTACCCAATTAGGTAATTTTGATGAGCAAAAAGTTGATATCAAACCAATACCTAACCCAGCAGATGGTACGGTAGACATACAATATACAGTGGTAGAAAAACCATCAGACCAGATTGAACTTTCTGGAGGTTTTGGAGGTGGTAGGGTAGTTGGTACTTTAGGTTTAACCTTCAATAACTTTTCTGCAAAGAATTTATTTAACCTAAAAGCTTATAAACCGCTACCAAAAGGAGATGGACAAAAGTTAAGTATTAGAGGACAAACCAACGGGAAATTTTTCCAGTCTTATAGTTTCTCATTCTCAGAGCCTTGGTTTGGAGGTAAAAAACCTATTTATTTTGGTATAAGTGCGTTTACATCTTTACAAAGTAATGGTTTAGCAAACTCTAACCCTGTGCAGCAAAAAATCCGTTTAAATGGTGTTACTTTTAGTTTAGGTAAGCAATTAAAATGGCCTGATGACTTTTTTAGAGTAGATTATTCTGCCAACTTACAGCAATTTAGGTTAAAAAATTATGCAGGTTATTTGTTTGAAAACGGAGATTCTTACGATTTAAGTTTGTCTCAAGTTTTTAGCAGAAACTCTATTGATGCACCTATATTTCCTACCTCTGGCTCAAACATTAAATTTACTGTACAGGCTACCTTGCCTTATTCAGCTTTTAACGGTAAAAATTATGGTAATTTACCTACAGCGGAGAGATATAAATTTACAGAATACCATAAATGGAAGTTCGAATCTCAGTTTTTCCAAAGAGTTTATGGTAAAATGATATTAAAAGCTCAAGCTCAATTTGGTTTCCTTGGCTTTTATAGTAAAGAAGTTGGTCAAGCCCCATTCGGGAGGTTTAGATTGGGAGGAGATGGCTTGCAAGCATTTGACTTTTTACAAGGCTCTGAGGTTATTGGTTTAAGAGGTTATGCAAATAACGCTGTTGTACCAGAAGGTGCGCCTACTACAGCTGGTAGCCCAATTTTTAATAAATATGTTTTAGAATTAAGACATCCTATTACTTTAAGTGAATCAGCTCAAGTTTTTGCCTTAACATTTATGGAAGGTGGTAACACTTGGAATAGATTCGCAGATTTTAATCCTTTTAACGTAAAAAGATCTGTGGGTGTTGGTGCAAGAATATTCCTGCCAATTTTTGGTTTATTAGGTATAGATTATGGTTACGCATTTGATAGGATACCCGGACAACAGGATGGCGGTAGACAGCCATTTACCTTTAGTATAGCACAACAATTAGGAGGGTTTAACTAA
- a CDS encoding OmpH family outer membrane protein has protein sequence MRYIISVLLIVISSIGAFAQRLAYVDSDYILKHVPEYSSAQKQLDGLSEQWQKEIDKKFIEVETLNKAYLADQVLLTDEMRKKREEEIQIKEKEATDLQQKRFGFEGELYQQRVKLIKPIQEKIGKAIEEYAARDGLDIILDKASVTMLFARPSYDKSNDIITRLGYKPGSFAK, from the coding sequence ATGAGATATATAATATCTGTTCTATTAATCGTTATAAGTAGCATTGGAGCTTTTGCGCAACGTTTAGCTTATGTTGATTCAGATTATATATTAAAACATGTTCCAGAGTATTCATCTGCACAAAAACAGCTCGATGGTTTATCAGAACAGTGGCAAAAAGAAATTGATAAAAAGTTTATAGAAGTAGAAACTTTAAATAAAGCTTATTTAGCAGATCAGGTTTTATTAACTGATGAAATGCGTAAAAAGCGAGAAGAAGAAATACAAATAAAAGAGAAAGAAGCTACAGATTTACAACAAAAGCGTTTTGGCTTTGAAGGAGAGCTTTATCAACAAAGAGTGAAATTAATCAAGCCTATTCAAGAAAAAATAGGAAAGGCCATAGAAGAATATGCCGCCAGAGATGGGTTAGACATCATATTAGACAAAGCTTCTGTAACCATGCTTTTTGCCAGACCAAGTTATGATAAAAGCAATGATATTATAACAAGATTAGGATATAAGCCAGGTTCATTTGCTAAATAG
- a CDS encoding OmpH family outer membrane protein, with protein MKRLFKIALVAGCLFFAGNVANAQQKIAYINSAELIKAMPEVATADKQLETYKTTLDTDGKTMYSEYQAKVQDYQSKEKTLSDAMKEMKIKEIQDLEKRIQEFQQKAGENFEKKRGELYDPILKKAEDAVKVVAKEKGYAYVFDTTQPGIVYFDGGINILTDVKTKLGLK; from the coding sequence ATGAAAAGATTATTTAAGATTGCGTTAGTAGCAGGATGTTTGTTTTTTGCTGGGAATGTGGCTAATGCACAGCAGAAAATTGCTTATATCAATTCTGCAGAGTTAATTAAAGCTATGCCAGAGGTAGCAACAGCAGACAAACAATTAGAAACTTATAAAACTACTTTAGATACAGACGGTAAAACTATGTATTCAGAGTATCAAGCTAAAGTTCAAGATTATCAATCTAAAGAAAAAACTTTAAGCGATGCGATGAAAGAGATGAAAATCAAAGAAATTCAAGACTTAGAGAAAAGAATTCAAGAATTTCAACAAAAAGCTGGCGAAAACTTCGAGAAAAAAAGAGGCGAGTTATATGACCCAATTCTTAAAAAAGCAGAAGATGCAGTAAAAGTTGTAGCTAAAGAAAAAGGTTATGCTTACGTTTTTGATACAACCCAACCAGGTATTGTTTACTTTGATGGTGGTATCAATATCCTTACTGATGTTAAAACTAAATTAGGTTTAAAATAA
- the murI gene encoding glutamate racemase yields the protein MKKTQPIGIFDSGIGGLTVASAIRKVLPNEKIIYFGDTAHMPYGDKSPEAIKYYSLKIGKFLQEKGCKVIVIACNTASSLGYQDLKDFLGEELPIFNVIDPVVDFIVNHQQYQKVGVIATKATIRSNVYALKIQQAKPAVEVKSLATPLLAPMIEEGFFENNISQTIINSYLSSPKLKKIDSLILACTHYPLIKKEIEAYYHEKVEVLSTADIVADDVKRQLEALNLINPTEELPKDEFYVSDKTPSFERSTKIFFGDKINLVQKNIWDK from the coding sequence ATGAAAAAAACACAGCCCATAGGTATTTTTGATTCTGGTATTGGAGGTTTAACTGTAGCCAGCGCTATTAGAAAAGTGCTTCCTAACGAGAAGATTATTTATTTTGGCGATACAGCCCATATGCCTTATGGCGATAAATCTCCGGAAGCTATAAAATACTACAGTCTTAAAATTGGCAAGTTTTTACAGGAAAAGGGATGTAAAGTAATTGTCATAGCTTGCAACACGGCATCATCCTTGGGTTATCAAGATTTAAAAGATTTTTTAGGAGAAGAACTACCCATTTTTAATGTGATAGACCCTGTGGTAGATTTTATTGTGAATCATCAACAATACCAAAAAGTTGGTGTAATAGCCACCAAAGCCACCATACGTTCTAATGTTTACGCTTTAAAAATCCAACAAGCAAAACCTGCTGTTGAAGTTAAATCTTTAGCTACGCCATTATTAGCACCCATGATAGAGGAAGGCTTTTTTGAAAATAATATCAGCCAAACCATTATCAACTCTTATTTATCATCGCCAAAGCTTAAAAAAATTGATTCGCTTATTTTAGCTTGTACTCATTATCCTTTAATAAAAAAAGAAATTGAAGCATATTATCATGAAAAAGTTGAAGTGTTAAGTACTGCAGATATTGTAGCTGATGATGTTAAAAGGCAATTAGAAGCATTAAATCTCATCAATCCTACAGAAGAGCTTCCCAAAGATGAATTTTATGTTTCTGATAAGACACCATCTTTTGAACGTAGCACTAAAATATTTTTTGGGGATAAGATTAACCTCGTTCAAAAAAATATTTGGGATAAATAA
- a CDS encoding complex I subunit 1/NuoH family protein translates to MDFYILYILTASLIFAFIAVFSLFGVYAERKISAFIQDRLGPMEVGKFGWMQTLADILKLIQKEFIVPTVADKVLFTLAPVIIFVAVYLGFAALPWAPGLTPVSMNLGVFYVFAIISIEALGILMAGWGSNNKYSLIGAVRSVAQIVSYEIPIGFAIIAAVMIAQTLDLQLIGLNQGVLAQQEIRFFGFWNVKDIGGIFAWNVFQAPHLIIAYIIYFIASLAECNRAPFDIPEAESELIGGFHTEYTGLRFAFIFLAEYAMMFLVAMFGVTLFLGAWNTPLPNIGNLKLADYTTGMFWGIFWVLIKSLLVVAAQMWIRWTLPRLRVDQLMSLCWKILTPLAFACLVISGLWRLLLF, encoded by the coding sequence TTGGACTTTTACATCCTCTATATACTTACCGCAAGCCTTATTTTTGCATTCATTGCAGTGTTTTCTCTATTTGGCGTTTACGCAGAAAGAAAGATATCTGCTTTTATTCAAGATAGGCTTGGCCCTATGGAAGTGGGTAAGTTTGGGTGGATGCAAACTCTCGCTGACATTCTTAAGCTTATCCAGAAAGAATTTATAGTCCCTACCGTTGCAGATAAAGTGCTATTCACTTTAGCACCTGTTATCATATTTGTAGCTGTTTATTTAGGCTTTGCTGCTTTACCTTGGGCACCTGGTTTAACACCCGTAAGTATGAATTTAGGCGTTTTTTACGTCTTTGCTATTATTTCTATTGAAGCTTTAGGGATTTTAATGGCAGGCTGGGGTTCAAATAATAAATACAGTTTAATTGGTGCGGTACGTTCGGTAGCGCAAATAGTTTCTTACGAAATTCCTATTGGCTTTGCTATCATAGCAGCGGTTATGATAGCTCAAACGTTAGATTTACAGCTTATTGGCTTAAATCAAGGTGTTTTAGCTCAACAAGAAATAAGATTTTTTGGCTTTTGGAATGTTAAAGATATTGGTGGCATTTTCGCATGGAATGTTTTTCAAGCTCCACATTTAATCATCGCTTATATCATCTACTTTATAGCTTCATTGGCCGAGTGTAATAGAGCGCCTTTTGATATTCCGGAGGCAGAATCTGAATTAATAGGTGGTTTCCATACCGAATATACAGGATTGAGATTCGCCTTTATCTTCTTAGCAGAGTATGCTATGATGTTTTTGGTTGCCATGTTTGGTGTTACTTTATTTTTAGGGGCATGGAATACGCCTTTACCAAATATTGGGAACTTAAAACTAGCAGATTATACCACTGGTATGTTTTGGGGTATATTTTGGGTGTTGATAAAAAGCTTGCTTGTAGTTGCTGCTCAGATGTGGATCAGGTGGACTTTACCACGTTTACGTGTAGACCAATTGATGAGCTTATGTTGGAAAATACTTACGCCTTTGGCGTTTGCATGTTTAGTTATTTCAGGTTTATGGAGGCTGTTGTTGTTTTAA
- a CDS encoding 4Fe-4S binding protein: protein MIKGALNGFTTAWKGLSLTLKHFFNAKADKTIKSVEHSGYFDQAEGIVTVQYPKETIPVPEVGRYQLHVEINDCIVCDLCAKICPVNCIDIEAIKATEAIGKTSDGSVKRLYTPKFDIDMAKCMYCGLCTTVCPTECITMTSEYDRSVAHISDLNYKFANMTEAEAEEKRQALEQQLAERQAAKLAALKQDNKE, encoded by the coding sequence ATGATAAAAGGAGCTTTAAACGGATTTACTACAGCCTGGAAAGGTTTATCTTTGACCCTAAAACATTTTTTTAATGCTAAAGCGGATAAGACAATTAAGTCTGTTGAGCATAGTGGATATTTTGATCAAGCAGAAGGCATTGTAACTGTTCAATATCCAAAAGAAACTATACCTGTGCCAGAAGTGGGTAGGTATCAATTACATGTAGAAATTAACGATTGTATTGTATGTGATTTATGCGCAAAAATATGCCCTGTTAATTGCATTGATATAGAAGCTATTAAAGCCACAGAAGCTATAGGCAAAACATCTGACGGTTCTGTTAAAAGATTGTATACGCCAAAGTTTGATATAGATATGGCTAAATGTATGTATTGCGGTTTATGCACTACAGTTTGCCCAACAGAATGTATCACCATGACAAGCGAATATGATAGAAGCGTAGCTCATATTTCTGATTTGAATTATAAATTTGCGAATATGACCGAGGCAGAAGCCGAAGAAAAAAGACAAGCTCTTGAACAACAATTGGCAGAGCGCCAAGCAGCTAAATTAGCAGCACTTAAACAAGACAATAAAGAATAA
- a CDS encoding NADH-quinone oxidoreductase subunit J family protein, whose protein sequence is MVEQIVFYIFAAIAILSGVYVVASQNLVRSVFMFFVTLLSVAGLYVFALADFVALTQIVIYVGGVLVMLLFVFMLSSKDSLDNIVNLKKEALSANRIPATIITIALLVIIIYAILLVDFEQLDWIKSNKLLIDKAQTSNVHNIGVNIMGRFLLPFELISILLMMTLVGAAHLARKEPKND, encoded by the coding sequence ATGGTAGAACAGATAGTATTTTACATTTTTGCAGCAATAGCCATTTTAAGTGGTGTTTATGTAGTAGCTAGTCAAAACTTGGTGCGTTCTGTTTTTATGTTTTTTGTTACCCTGTTAAGTGTTGCAGGATTATATGTTTTTGCCTTAGCAGATTTTGTAGCCTTAACCCAAATTGTTATTTACGTTGGCGGTGTGCTGGTCATGCTTTTGTTTGTTTTTATGCTTTCTTCAAAAGATTCTTTAGACAATATTGTGAACTTAAAGAAAGAAGCACTTTCTGCAAACAGAATTCCAGCAACTATAATCACTATAGCCTTATTAGTTATTATCATTTACGCCATTTTATTAGTTGATTTTGAACAATTAGATTGGATAAAATCTAATAAATTATTGATAGATAAAGCACAAACCAGTAATGTTCATAATATTGGCGTTAACATTATGGGGAGGTTTTTATTACCCTTCGAGTTGATTTCAATTTTATTGATGATGACCTTGGTGGGTGCTGCTCATTTAGCTAGAAAGGAGCCTAAAAATGATTAG
- the nuoK gene encoding NADH-quinone oxidoreductase subunit NuoK: MISLQHFLFIAAILFCLGIYAVITRKNAIQVLIGIELMINASILNLVAFAKYDVINNNGQLFALFVIVLAAASVAVGLVIILNFFKRVKTIDPNKANSLRG, translated from the coding sequence ATGATTAGTTTGCAGCATTTTCTATTTATTGCAGCTATCTTATTTTGTTTAGGTATTTACGCAGTTATCACTAGAAAAAATGCTATACAAGTTCTAATTGGTATAGAACTGATGATAAACGCCTCCATTCTAAATCTGGTAGCTTTTGCTAAATACGATGTTATCAATAACAATGGGCAGCTTTTTGCATTATTTGTTATTGTATTGGCTGCTGCTTCAGTAGCCGTTGGTTTGGTTATCATATTAAACTTCTTTAAAAGGGTAAAAACTATTGACCCTAATAAAGCTAATTCTTTAAGAGGTTAA